A genome region from Nitrospira sp. includes the following:
- a CDS encoding glycosyltransferase translates to MAVVADPAQLAPPDSDSPTYLVPALSLIESGAYLNDHGNPEVSRTPGYPVFLAALMSIVGKDVHSLAITQSIALSTTILLLYWLANKILPPVMAFTGCLLACFSPWGIVYSGLLLTEGLYVFLLAAAFLLIKLIEDTKSQRMTMLWAAVTGALIGGIVLVRPVWPILIILGVVTLLRCGLRRKGLLMLLTVMIVSALTPVYLWSVRNSEVAQFNGLSDVPGKAAWFYLASRVTAQAESRDRWEVQRTAMSTDNLSGQSLALANKERWEKAAQVFAAHPVLTIWSFVLNAIEHAVHPSPGVLSPARMNFRGDYLFLAILWAVYLGLAYVGWRCSPDPGWDDGLTDKGWLFAILIACTALTFSTGLTFGAGARMRAPLELIIPLLGGIGLIRVIRSFQPTEPAVSPERQLSNEISPKPVLAVLIPVFNEVQSIKRLINRVLSSPNEVEVRIFIVDDCSSDGSGAVLDALALDNSRITVLHHKNNQGKGAAIRTAISAASGDFAIIQDADFEYDPNDYSRIIAPLINGAADAVFGSRYLSGNERQVRGYWHSLGNSLLTTCFNIVHDAHLSDMETCYKAMPLRILKSLRLTTDRFGIEPELAARLIAVRARIVEVPISYNPRGYSDGKKIGWKDGLEAIYLIVKFKYFDVIPCFDAAMLRHLAMAKAPRYQKAIAQEIEPFMGTRVLEVGAGVGNLSKHILVGKELILTEPVNEFRLQLSCNMDYRDNVTISEQDVFSEQGAEWAKSVNPDTVISINQLELMDDDKVALDSLASSVCPGGRVVLLLSAQHNLYGSLDSALGRRRRYSRESIKGLLRAVGLSAVEERWFGKLVLIGWFFESKICRRQFFSPKSVSWVDVLSPCMKKIDRWLPWDGLSLLVVAQKSSQ, encoded by the coding sequence ATGGCAGTAGTCGCGGATCCTGCTCAATTAGCCCCTCCCGACTCGGATTCACCGACCTATCTGGTTCCGGCCCTGAGCTTAATCGAGTCAGGGGCATATCTGAACGATCATGGGAATCCAGAGGTCTCGAGAACGCCTGGCTATCCAGTATTTCTAGCAGCTCTGATGTCAATCGTGGGGAAGGATGTGCACTCCCTTGCCATTACCCAGAGTATTGCTCTTTCGACCACCATCTTATTGTTGTATTGGTTAGCAAATAAAATTCTTCCTCCGGTCATGGCATTTACAGGTTGTCTGTTAGCGTGTTTTTCTCCGTGGGGCATTGTCTATAGTGGCTTGCTTCTCACCGAGGGATTATATGTATTCTTGCTTGCCGCGGCGTTTCTTCTTATTAAGCTTATTGAGGACACAAAATCCCAACGTATGACTATGCTTTGGGCTGCGGTGACAGGTGCACTTATCGGTGGGATTGTGCTGGTTAGACCTGTCTGGCCAATTCTCATCATCCTTGGAGTGGTCACCCTTCTTCGCTGCGGATTGAGGCGAAAAGGCCTCTTGATGCTGCTCACTGTAATGATTGTGAGTGCACTGACTCCTGTATACCTATGGTCTGTTCGCAACTCCGAGGTGGCGCAATTCAATGGCCTCAGCGATGTGCCAGGGAAAGCAGCATGGTTTTACCTAGCCTCCCGAGTGACAGCTCAGGCCGAGTCTCGAGATCGATGGGAAGTTCAGCGAACAGCGATGTCGACGGACAATCTTTCAGGACAATCGCTCGCACTTGCGAACAAAGAAAGGTGGGAAAAGGCAGCACAGGTATTCGCAGCCCATCCAGTATTAACGATCTGGAGTTTCGTGCTGAATGCAATTGAGCATGCTGTGCATCCGTCCCCAGGTGTATTGAGTCCTGCGCGGATGAATTTCCGTGGCGACTATTTGTTTCTAGCAATTTTATGGGCTGTATATCTCGGACTAGCTTATGTCGGCTGGCGATGTTCCCCGGATCCGGGCTGGGATGATGGACTCACAGACAAAGGCTGGTTGTTTGCAATTTTAATTGCCTGCACTGCGTTGACGTTTTCTACAGGGTTAACGTTCGGTGCGGGTGCGAGAATGAGGGCGCCACTCGAATTGATCATTCCGCTGTTGGGAGGCATCGGACTGATTCGCGTTATTCGCTCATTCCAACCGACCGAGCCCGCCGTATCTCCTGAGCGGCAGTTGTCGAATGAAATCAGTCCTAAGCCAGTGCTAGCTGTGCTTATCCCTGTATTTAACGAGGTTCAGTCAATTAAACGGCTCATCAATCGAGTACTCTCATCACCGAATGAGGTGGAGGTCAGGATTTTTATTGTTGACGATTGCAGTTCAGATGGAAGTGGGGCGGTTCTTGATGCTTTAGCGTTAGATAACTCTCGGATCACGGTCCTTCACCACAAGAATAATCAAGGAAAAGGCGCGGCAATCCGAACTGCGATAAGTGCAGCCAGTGGGGATTTTGCTATTATCCAGGATGCCGACTTTGAGTACGATCCGAATGACTATTCTCGGATTATCGCTCCTTTGATTAATGGTGCTGCGGATGCAGTATTTGGTAGTCGCTACCTGAGCGGTAATGAACGTCAGGTTAGGGGATACTGGCATTCGCTCGGTAACAGTCTTTTGACCACGTGTTTTAATATTGTTCATGACGCCCACCTGAGCGATATGGAGACATGTTATAAGGCCATGCCTTTAAGAATACTCAAGAGCCTCCGTCTGACCACGGACCGTTTCGGTATTGAGCCCGAACTTGCCGCTCGACTCATTGCTGTCAGGGCAAGGATAGTTGAAGTGCCGATTTCTTATAATCCACGTGGTTATAGTGACGGGAAGAAAATCGGTTGGAAGGATGGCCTGGAAGCTATTTACTTAATAGTGAAGTTTAAGTATTTCGATGTAATTCCTTGTTTCGATGCTGCAATGCTCCGGCATTTGGCTATGGCGAAAGCCCCACGATACCAAAAGGCTATCGCTCAAGAAATTGAACCCTTTATGGGAACACGTGTTTTAGAGGTGGGTGCAGGTGTAGGAAATTTGTCTAAACATATATTGGTCGGAAAGGAACTCATTCTTACAGAGCCGGTTAATGAATTCCGACTGCAGCTGTCCTGTAACATGGATTACCGAGACAATGTGACAATTTCAGAGCAGGATGTGTTTAGTGAACAGGGTGCGGAATGGGCAAAAAGCGTCAATCCGGATACCGTCATCAGCATCAACCAGCTTGAGTTGATGGATGACGATAAGGTGGCATTGGATTCACTTGCCTCTTCCGTTTGTCCTGGAGGTCGAGTAGTACTCCTCCTCTCAGCTCAACATAACCTCTATGGGAGCCTCGACAGTGCTCTAGGAAGACGGCGTCGATATAGCCGGGAGTCTATTAAGGGTCTTCTCAGAGCCGTAGGACTTTCGGCTGTGGAGGAGCGATGGTTTGGGAAGTTGGTTCTCATCGGATGGTTCTTCGAAAGTAAGATATGTCGCCGCCAGTTTTTCTCGCCAAAATCAGTTTCGTGGGTAGATGTGCTCTCGCCGTGTATGAAGAAAATTGATCGATGGTTGCCATGGGACGGCTTGTCGCTCCTAGTGGTTGCTCAAAAGAGTTCGCAGTGA
- a CDS encoding glycosyltransferase, whose translation MIMSTHAREQADPSILTQASCRLLYVVGQLALGGLERQLYYLLSTLERSRYRPALVAWNLNPEEKYYQDIAALKIPIYGLPSAASPITKLRAFRKLARALAPEVIHSYGFHTNFAAYYAASGTETVAVGSLRSDFAAAKMAGGKLRGALNARWPSYHISNSLACAVAAQKESAFFVPKQFAVVRNGLDLNVFRCLEAEPMKRAYAVGVGSLLPVKRWDRCLRVIRAVNADGRVPIRFCIAGEGPLRSRLEREVADLGLSDDVEFLGAVHDIPTLLRGAKFLIHTSESEGCPNVVMEAMACGLPVVAMEAGDISYLIDDGRTGFLVSQNDENVLVERLRLLLSDVELCRRMGEAGREKAQQKFSLQQFVSATLHAYRGAGWADKEA comes from the coding sequence ATGATCATGAGTACTCACGCAAGAGAGCAGGCGGATCCATCCATCCTGACGCAGGCTTCCTGTCGTCTTTTGTATGTGGTCGGGCAGCTTGCGCTCGGTGGATTGGAGCGACAGCTGTACTATCTCCTGTCCACGCTGGAACGTAGCCGCTACAGGCCGGCTCTGGTGGCTTGGAACCTCAATCCGGAGGAAAAATATTATCAAGACATTGCCGCTCTAAAAATCCCGATCTATGGACTGCCCTCAGCTGCCTCACCGATAACGAAACTTCGGGCGTTCCGAAAGCTGGCGCGGGCCCTCGCGCCTGAAGTCATTCACTCGTACGGATTTCATACAAATTTCGCGGCTTACTATGCTGCCTCAGGGACAGAGACTGTGGCCGTTGGTTCATTGCGCAGTGATTTTGCTGCCGCCAAGATGGCAGGGGGTAAATTGAGGGGCGCCTTGAATGCTCGGTGGCCCTCCTACCACATTTCGAACAGTCTCGCTTGTGCGGTTGCCGCCCAGAAAGAGTCGGCGTTCTTTGTTCCCAAACAGTTCGCGGTGGTGAGGAATGGGTTAGATCTAAATGTCTTTCGGTGCTTAGAAGCGGAGCCAATGAAAAGAGCTTATGCCGTCGGCGTAGGGTCGCTTTTGCCGGTAAAGCGTTGGGATCGATGCCTCAGGGTAATTCGTGCGGTCAACGCAGATGGGAGAGTGCCTATACGGTTTTGCATCGCAGGGGAGGGTCCTCTTCGATCTAGACTCGAACGTGAAGTTGCGGATTTGGGACTTTCCGATGACGTCGAGTTTCTGGGTGCCGTTCACGATATACCTACTTTGCTACGAGGGGCAAAATTTCTGATTCATACTTCGGAAAGCGAAGGTTGCCCCAATGTGGTGATGGAAGCCATGGCCTGCGGTCTTCCGGTGGTAGCAATGGAGGCCGGGGACATTTCATATCTGATCGATGATGGTCGAACAGGGTTTCTCGTTAGCCAGAACGATGAAAATGTTCTCGTGGAGCGTCTCCGTCTCTTGCTGAGCGACGTAGAGCTCTGTCGCCGTATGGGGGAAGCAGGTCGAGAGAAAGCGCAACAAAAGTTCAGTTTGCAGCAGTTTGTTTCGGCGACTTTGCATGCCTATAGAGGGGCAGGGTGGGCTGACAAGGAAGCTTAA
- a CDS encoding glycosyltransferase family 4 protein: protein MNILVVHSELGVLRGGGENFTRNLFSAFAKRGHTVAATFIAGSRGHHPITLPAQIAPLPLSGYWSRKLGQDVLSRLAGWIPEGTSLRATWDRLQGALCWRTVRWHDQRFARRVDLEFNGRWKDFDAVYVHGNSVLAGHIAKVCPTVLRLPGPVSADLAPLLKGIHAVCANGDALRHIRKFLGEHAMELPIGLDGDVFKPGQSVARQRLGWTNAEWVIGYVGRLAYVKGIDLLAEAFKKLLSSIPHARLLIIGSGEEEGKLRTVLNEEIAGRLVHMEADVPHERLADWYRAMDLFVMPSRYENYSNAVLEALACGVPFLGSDIGGNQRLAERARGWLFTNGSSDSLARTLSSIADGSCPVWDGSAGIGEQLRQNLSWDMSARRLEEIVVSCLQSQEQGACKR, encoded by the coding sequence GTGAATATCCTGGTTGTCCATTCCGAGTTAGGCGTGTTGCGTGGAGGGGGGGAAAATTTTACCCGAAACCTTTTCTCGGCGTTCGCCAAACGAGGCCATACTGTTGCAGCCACCTTTATCGCCGGTTCGAGGGGCCATCATCCGATCACGTTGCCTGCCCAGATCGCTCCACTTCCTCTGTCCGGATATTGGTCGAGGAAATTAGGTCAGGATGTCTTGTCGAGACTGGCTGGATGGATTCCGGAGGGAACGTCCTTGCGAGCTACCTGGGATCGCCTCCAAGGGGCGCTGTGCTGGAGGACTGTCCGGTGGCACGACCAGCGTTTTGCGCGTCGAGTCGATCTGGAATTCAACGGCCGCTGGAAGGACTTTGATGCCGTCTACGTCCATGGGAATTCGGTATTAGCCGGACACATTGCGAAAGTGTGTCCCACTGTTTTGCGGCTACCCGGTCCCGTCTCCGCAGATCTGGCTCCGCTGTTGAAGGGGATCCATGCAGTCTGCGCCAATGGCGATGCCCTACGTCACATCCGTAAGTTTCTAGGCGAGCATGCTATGGAATTGCCGATCGGCCTGGATGGCGATGTATTCAAACCAGGCCAATCTGTGGCGCGACAACGGCTTGGCTGGACCAACGCGGAATGGGTCATCGGCTACGTTGGGCGGCTGGCTTATGTGAAAGGTATTGATCTTTTGGCCGAAGCCTTCAAGAAACTCCTCAGTTCAATCCCTCATGCAAGGCTGCTCATCATTGGATCAGGGGAGGAAGAGGGAAAACTTCGCACTGTCCTCAATGAAGAAATCGCTGGGCGACTCGTCCACATGGAAGCCGATGTGCCACATGAACGGTTGGCCGATTGGTATCGAGCGATGGATCTGTTCGTCATGCCGAGCCGCTACGAGAACTATTCCAACGCGGTACTGGAAGCCCTCGCTTGTGGAGTGCCATTTCTCGGATCTGACATTGGGGGGAATCAACGCCTCGCGGAAAGAGCGCGGGGATGGTTGTTCACAAATGGGTCTTCTGATTCTTTGGCTAGGACACTCTCTTCCATTGCCGATGGTTCATGCCCTGTATGGGATGGATCGGCTGGAATTGGAGAACAACTTCGACAAAATCTGAGTTGGGATATGAGCGCACGGCGGTTGGAAGAGATCGTTGTCTCGTGCTTGCAATCTCAGGAACAAGGAGCGTGCAAACGGTGA
- a CDS encoding glycosyltransferase family 39 protein has product MFASLIIMACSLSMRLALTCRAEVSQLVFPDSATYIETAQSLWESGYFLNRYHKPEISRTPGYPAFLAVLMSVVGTELRTLLITQTLIVSLSVLVLYWLARQLLPPPMAFVGALLAAFSPWGAVRAGFLLTDGLFLLVLSLLFLAMYFVVQYARTVVMVIAGGSLIGLLTSAAVFVRPVLPLIPLVAVVVFALYPDKRLRAWLLVAAMLVCAAVPVHLWKMRNMHEAQFNGFTDVSGKAAWQWFSSSVKAQISGADGDRWAMLRAAEEDEAHWVLSPQEADEERWRRVKALLREHPYAAAYAFGMNAAEPFVHPHAGILAPARLNFSGDALMLGGIWAALVLCAAIGMRQAWGASQGDDAINRNWLLAILGMCCVLTLTAGISFGAGSRYRVPLELIIPLLAGVGLVRMVRLASSQGWILLMKDPDRLDRSQPISSAQEIHK; this is encoded by the coding sequence GTGTTCGCATCGCTGATTATCATGGCATGCTCGCTCTCCATGCGGCTCGCTCTTACGTGCCGCGCGGAGGTGAGCCAACTCGTCTTCCCGGATTCAGCAACCTACATCGAAACTGCCCAGAGTCTATGGGAATCAGGCTATTTTTTAAATCGGTATCATAAGCCTGAGATTTCTCGCACTCCCGGATACCCTGCATTTCTGGCGGTCCTCATGTCTGTGGTTGGTACGGAATTGCGGACCTTGTTGATCACCCAAACCCTGATCGTGTCATTGAGCGTCCTTGTTCTGTATTGGTTAGCGAGGCAACTACTTCCGCCGCCGATGGCATTTGTGGGAGCGTTGCTAGCTGCCTTTTCCCCCTGGGGAGCGGTAAGAGCGGGGTTTCTCCTCACCGACGGTCTGTTTCTTCTTGTGCTCTCGCTCCTGTTCCTTGCCATGTATTTTGTCGTTCAGTACGCGCGGACTGTCGTGATGGTCATAGCCGGTGGCAGTTTGATCGGACTACTGACGAGCGCCGCCGTATTTGTGCGACCCGTACTTCCCTTGATCCCACTTGTGGCAGTTGTAGTATTTGCGCTGTATCCCGATAAAAGACTCCGGGCTTGGTTGCTAGTGGCTGCCATGCTGGTCTGTGCTGCCGTACCGGTGCACCTCTGGAAAATGCGCAATATGCATGAGGCGCAGTTCAACGGCTTTACCGATGTTTCTGGGAAGGCGGCCTGGCAATGGTTCTCGTCTAGTGTCAAAGCACAGATTTCTGGGGCGGATGGGGATCGTTGGGCAATGCTCCGGGCAGCTGAAGAAGATGAAGCACATTGGGTGTTGTCTCCCCAAGAAGCTGATGAAGAGCGGTGGCGCCGGGTGAAGGCTCTTCTTCGCGAACATCCGTATGCAGCCGCTTATGCTTTTGGAATGAACGCAGCTGAGCCATTTGTTCATCCGCATGCCGGCATTTTGGCCCCGGCTCGATTGAATTTTTCAGGTGACGCATTGATGCTAGGAGGGATTTGGGCGGCGTTGGTATTGTGTGCCGCGATCGGAATGAGGCAGGCCTGGGGGGCAAGTCAAGGGGACGATGCCATTAATCGGAACTGGCTATTGGCAATACTCGGCATGTGCTGTGTCCTGACCCTGACGGCAGGTATTTCATTCGGTGCAGGCTCACGTTATCGAGTTCCGCTCGAGCTCATTATTCCTCTGCTCGCCGGCGTAGGTCTCGTGCGCATGGTCCGCCTTGCTAGTAGCCAAGGATGGATACTCCTGATGAAAGACCCGGATCGGCTGGATAGATCGCAACCGATTTCCTCGGCGCAAGAAATACATAAATAG
- a CDS encoding O-antigen ligase family protein: MGKQELGAAKLMGGQIVSMTPSCEEPPFLSGLSASEVGYYFVIFYTVLGGPLRLTVGNIGVGFLMLFLLTLWFVQNAASCGLVLKQAGLALGCGITYLLIQLLVHDESSTQLYVRGFGIWLPALVVVQWLSNQPGFLRRFAFFTVAMGFAMIPFMKISVSAGLYQRIGLESGVGFANPNDLGYWYGFCALYLILAGFSTSVAGSRILYWAFGLVCLYLVTLTLSRSPLIAIAIAIMVASRRLLREGFLLLFLLGGLVYAAIQLGVFDAALKSYGLRAGEETGRTTVWPILIDAFLNSPMVGLGASHAGMFVPDGRFFTPHNGFLLIAVSSGVVPLMFFIAHCIKAAKAAFLSTARNMPDSIYYLPLLTYVLLVVNTSNGTFMAPWAMVSIALPLCVQTCQQHD; this comes from the coding sequence TTGGGAAAACAAGAGCTGGGGGCAGCTAAACTGATGGGAGGTCAGATTGTGTCGATGACCCCTTCTTGCGAGGAGCCCCCGTTCCTATCAGGTCTCTCTGCGTCGGAGGTGGGCTATTACTTCGTTATCTTCTACACCGTATTAGGTGGTCCGCTCAGATTGACTGTGGGGAATATTGGGGTCGGCTTTCTCATGTTATTCCTTCTGACCCTATGGTTTGTACAGAATGCTGCAAGTTGTGGGTTGGTATTGAAGCAGGCTGGTTTGGCATTAGGATGCGGGATCACTTATTTGCTGATTCAACTGCTAGTGCACGACGAGTCTTCCACGCAACTATATGTGCGTGGCTTCGGCATTTGGCTTCCCGCATTGGTCGTCGTCCAATGGTTATCCAACCAACCTGGTTTTCTCCGCCGTTTTGCGTTTTTTACGGTTGCCATGGGTTTCGCTATGATTCCCTTCATGAAGATATCCGTGTCAGCAGGGTTATATCAGCGGATTGGGCTGGAGAGCGGCGTAGGTTTCGCAAACCCTAATGATCTCGGGTACTGGTACGGTTTCTGTGCCTTATATCTGATACTGGCCGGTTTCTCTACCAGTGTCGCCGGTTCTAGGATATTGTATTGGGCATTCGGGTTAGTTTGTCTGTACCTCGTCACTCTCACTCTCAGCCGGTCGCCGCTAATCGCAATCGCAATTGCAATTATGGTTGCCTCACGGCGTCTCCTCCGAGAGGGATTTCTTCTTCTATTCCTGCTGGGAGGGCTGGTCTATGCAGCAATTCAATTGGGAGTGTTCGATGCGGCACTGAAATCCTACGGCCTGCGAGCGGGAGAAGAAACTGGCCGAACGACAGTTTGGCCGATTCTGATTGATGCATTTTTAAACTCGCCAATGGTTGGATTAGGGGCGTCACACGCGGGCATGTTTGTTCCTGATGGACGATTTTTTACCCCGCACAATGGATTTCTCCTGATTGCCGTCTCTTCTGGAGTTGTGCCGCTGATGTTTTTTATCGCTCATTGTATCAAAGCGGCAAAAGCCGCATTTCTTTCCACAGCCAGAAATATGCCAGACTCCATATATTACCTCCCACTTCTCACGTACGTGTTACTGGTGGTCAACACGAGTAATGGGACGTTTATGGCACCGTGGGCAATGGTCAGTATTGCCCTCCCTCTCTGCGTCCAGACGTGCCAGCAGCATGATTGA
- a CDS encoding glycosyltransferase family 4 protein, whose translation MESIRDAGLDDAAFFTGIMKLLFINDLIYDYALNAPGATGGAERYAWLLLRALAADGWNVTVGVRRAVPVGERMTVDGVQFLGLDGGHVLGVWRKVLREERPDWWLWQCADHWWGPAVELAKMAGVRTIFSAMHDMDFRFRQALSLHPRLWPMYAWGLMRADKIFVQHSQQLAELLPGWRAKATVLPGVVTPSEDATAHAGRAPYVAWVAMLREHKRPDLLVEVARRSPQIRFVVCGGVSRHRSQAGYSEQMVSALQALPNVDYRGLVPPEESLDVIAQAAVLLSTSDSEGFPSTFLEAWTSGTPVVSLTVDPDRLLRDEGLGMASGTVAQAAVDLQRLVGQVDLRETIGIRAREFVVKRHSPQAVSVVFREALPSKMRLS comes from the coding sequence GTGGAATCCATTCGTGACGCTGGCCTGGATGATGCGGCATTCTTTACGGGCATCATGAAGCTTCTCTTCATCAACGACCTCATTTATGACTATGCCTTGAACGCACCCGGCGCAACCGGAGGTGCGGAACGATACGCCTGGCTTCTGCTGCGAGCGCTGGCAGCCGATGGCTGGAACGTCACAGTGGGGGTTCGGAGAGCGGTACCGGTCGGCGAGAGAATGACGGTGGACGGAGTGCAATTTCTCGGGTTGGACGGCGGGCATGTTCTGGGAGTGTGGCGGAAGGTTCTTCGGGAGGAGCGCCCGGACTGGTGGCTCTGGCAATGTGCGGATCATTGGTGGGGGCCAGCCGTGGAACTCGCTAAAATGGCGGGTGTACGGACGATCTTCTCTGCGATGCACGACATGGATTTTCGCTTTCGCCAGGCACTGTCGTTACACCCTCGTTTGTGGCCGATGTACGCCTGGGGGCTCATGCGGGCAGACAAGATCTTCGTTCAGCATAGCCAGCAACTGGCCGAGTTATTGCCGGGATGGCGCGCGAAAGCTACGGTATTGCCTGGGGTCGTCACGCCGTCAGAGGATGCGACGGCTCACGCCGGTCGTGCGCCCTATGTGGCGTGGGTTGCGATGCTCCGTGAGCACAAACGGCCGGACTTACTGGTCGAAGTCGCTCGACGATCTCCGCAGATTCGATTTGTCGTGTGCGGTGGGGTGAGCCGGCATCGATCACAGGCCGGGTATAGTGAGCAGATGGTTTCTGCGCTTCAGGCGTTGCCTAATGTCGATTATCGAGGGCTTGTGCCGCCGGAAGAATCACTCGATGTGATCGCTCAGGCGGCGGTCCTTCTTTCAACATCAGATTCCGAGGGGTTTCCCAGTACGTTCCTTGAGGCTTGGACCAGTGGGACGCCCGTCGTCAGTCTCACAGTTGACCCGGACCGACTGCTGAGGGACGAGGGGCTTGGAATGGCTTCCGGCACCGTCGCCCAGGCAGCTGTGGACCTCCAACGTCTGGTGGGACAGGTCGATCTCCGCGAAACCATCGGGATTCGGGCTCGTGAATTTGTCGTGAAGCGGCATTCGCCCCAGGCTGTATCGGTGGTGTTCAGAGAAGCGCTTCCCTCGAAAATGAGACTGTCATGA
- the asnB gene encoding asparagine synthase (glutamine-hydrolyzing), translating to MGSRWNCASQLRSFTSGLLAARLVQVESTRRRQEFPLQRRTIGVSMCGFLAVFQSAPIIDWESACRAANAIAHRGPDERGEWRDRHAQLFHRRLSIIDLGMGQQPMLSKDGRHVIVFNGEIYNFAELREELRRDGVTFTTHSDTEVLLEGFRRWGVSVVERLNGMFAFVVWDRLELRVFGARDRLGIKPLTWAMHKGALVAASTLEPFIALEAFRSIDPVAVRDVLTFDYIPAPRTILRDVSKLQPGSRFEWRLGDAAPRIERYWHPPLVDQSAVAPCEAEIEELLRRAVKRQLVSDVPIGAFLSGGIDSSLIVALMARESSRPVKSFSVAFDDEAFDESPLAELVAKEFGTDHTVLRGDSLSAEGVLDLLGRLDEPFADPAVVPTCALAQLTAGHVKVALSGDGGDEVFGGYSKYLVSQEPRPFPGHSMLDAALRATTWRPRGMANIYQRTLSSRDQLRWSRVRYGDFPVFRKDLRQVLSLPYHDRADIASYFEPWDRVAGRYGDTTTMDSLMRTDLETYLSENCLVKTDRASMLASLEVRVPFLDELLLDRLLPLPADRKIIDGSLKALLKPIAKRLLPRQVWDRPKHGFNTPVSSLLARQWRPAMATVLEWGRANVDFFNYDYLQRLNAINLAEGGIDRELWNPFVTLAWMMRHSLRAS from the coding sequence ATGGGTTCCCGTTGGAACTGCGCTTCTCAACTCAGAAGCTTTACCTCAGGGCTCCTAGCGGCCCGTCTTGTGCAGGTGGAGTCAACTCGTCGCCGGCAGGAATTTCCTCTTCAGCGGCGCACAATCGGGGTGAGTATGTGCGGTTTTCTCGCCGTCTTTCAAAGTGCTCCCATCATTGACTGGGAATCGGCGTGCAGGGCGGCGAACGCCATTGCGCACCGAGGCCCTGACGAACGAGGTGAATGGCGGGATCGGCATGCCCAGTTGTTTCATCGGCGTCTGTCGATCATCGATCTGGGCATGGGTCAGCAGCCTATGCTCAGTAAGGATGGCCGGCACGTGATCGTGTTTAATGGTGAGATCTATAACTTCGCGGAGCTGCGCGAAGAGCTTCGACGAGACGGGGTGACGTTCACCACACATTCTGATACCGAAGTGTTGCTGGAAGGGTTCCGTAGATGGGGAGTGAGCGTCGTTGAACGGCTGAATGGCATGTTCGCCTTCGTGGTATGGGACCGGCTCGAATTGCGCGTGTTCGGGGCACGCGATCGATTAGGCATCAAACCCCTGACCTGGGCCATGCACAAAGGGGCGCTCGTTGCCGCCTCGACACTGGAGCCGTTCATCGCGCTCGAAGCGTTCCGATCGATCGATCCCGTGGCCGTGCGCGATGTGTTGACGTTCGACTATATTCCGGCCCCGCGCACCATCTTGCGCGATGTCTCCAAGTTACAGCCTGGGAGTCGGTTCGAGTGGCGATTGGGGGACGCGGCGCCCCGCATTGAGCGATACTGGCATCCACCCCTCGTGGACCAGTCGGCTGTGGCGCCCTGTGAGGCGGAGATCGAGGAGTTGCTCCGGCGGGCGGTCAAGCGTCAATTGGTCAGCGATGTTCCGATCGGGGCATTTCTGTCCGGAGGGATCGATTCGTCCTTGATCGTCGCCCTCATGGCTCGGGAAAGTAGCCGGCCGGTCAAATCATTTTCAGTCGCATTCGACGATGAAGCGTTTGACGAGTCCCCCCTTGCTGAACTGGTGGCAAAGGAATTCGGCACCGACCATACGGTGCTGCGCGGGGACAGCCTTTCAGCGGAGGGAGTGTTAGATCTTCTCGGTCGACTCGATGAGCCATTTGCCGACCCGGCGGTAGTTCCGACCTGTGCGTTGGCGCAGCTCACCGCCGGCCATGTAAAAGTGGCGCTGTCGGGTGATGGCGGCGATGAAGTCTTCGGCGGTTACTCGAAATACCTTGTGAGTCAAGAGCCCCGGCCTTTTCCGGGACATTCTATGCTGGATGCAGCGTTACGCGCCACGACCTGGCGCCCGCGAGGAATGGCAAATATCTACCAGCGAACATTGTCTTCCCGCGATCAGCTTCGCTGGTCCCGCGTGCGGTATGGAGATTTTCCCGTCTTTCGGAAGGATCTTCGTCAGGTGCTTTCGCTTCCCTACCACGACCGTGCCGACATAGCCTCTTACTTTGAACCGTGGGATCGCGTGGCTGGGCGATACGGGGACACCACAACCATGGATAGCCTGATGCGGACTGACTTGGAAACATACTTGAGCGAGAATTGTCTCGTGAAGACAGACAGAGCCAGCATGCTGGCCTCGCTCGAAGTGCGGGTCCCGTTTCTCGATGAACTCCTGCTGGATCGGTTACTTCCGCTGCCGGCGGACAGGAAGATCATCGATGGATCTTTAAAGGCGCTCTTGAAACCGATTGCGAAACGTCTGTTGCCCAGACAGGTGTGGGACAGGCCCAAGCACGGGTTTAATACACCCGTCAGCAGTTTACTGGCCCGGCAGTGGCGACCAGCCATGGCGACTGTATTAGAGTGGGGACGGGCGAATGTCGACTTCTTCAACTATGATTATCTCCAGCGCCTCAATGCCATCAATCTTGCGGAGGGAGGCATCGATCGCGAGTTGTGGAATCCATTCGTGACGCTGGCCTGGATGATGCGGCATTCTTTACGGGCATCATGA